In Phaseolus vulgaris cultivar G19833 chromosome 7, P. vulgaris v2.0, whole genome shotgun sequence, the genomic stretch GGATAAAATGGATGAGAGGATGTATGGAGTCAGCCACAGTATCAGTGCTAGTCAATGGGAGCCCCACGGAGGAATTTACTCCTACAAGAGGTTTGAGGCAGGGAGATCCCTTAGCACCATTTCTATTCATTGTGGTGGCAGAAGGCCTTGCAGGACTTGTACGACAATCAGTAAAATCTAACCTCCTATCCGGGATTAAGGTAGGAAGCAAAGAGGTAGAGGTGTCTTCTCTCCAGTTTGCGGATGACACTCTCTTCTTTTGTGAGGAGTCGGGGAGCAATGTGATCACAATGAAGTCCATCTTAAGGGGCTTTGAACTAGCTTCAGGGCTGAAGATTAACTTTCACAAATCAAAGCTAGCAGATATTAATGTTCAGAGTAACAACCTTCTATGCTACTCTAAGGGGTTGAATTATAACCATATGGGAACACCTTTCAAATACTTGGGTCTAGAAGTGGGAGGAAATCCAAGGAAGAAGTCGTTTTGGGAACCTGTGGTAAACAAACTAAAGACAAGGCTAAGTGTGTGGAAGGGACGGTTCTTATCAATGGTAGGAAGGATATGTGTAATTAAGTCAGTGTTCACTGCaatttctctcttttatctatCAGTTTTCAAAGCGCCGGAGTCAGTTTACAAGAGTATCATAAGTATTCAAAGGAGATTCCTGTGGGGATGGGTTAAGGAGAAAATACCGATATCATGGGTGAGCTGGGAAGACTTATGTAAACCAAAAGAGGAAGGTGGTTTGGGGCTCAGAGACATCAGAAAGTTCAACTTTGCTCTCTTGGCCAAATGGAGATGGCGGTTTATGTCTCAAGAGAGAGGGAAGTAGAAGGAGGTGTTGGAATCAAAGTATGGAGCGGAGCTAGAATGCCTCCATCTGCCAGTGAAGTATCAAtcgtggtggtggagagatatAGTCAAGGTGTGTATGGAGGGAGGTGGTGATGGGTGGTTTCAAGAAGAGGTACGGTGGAAACTAGGTAGGGGAGATAAGGTTAGattctgggaggatgtgtggatTGGGGACTCAAGCCTCAAATCTTTGCTCCATAGACTGTTCTCCCTGTCGGTAAATCAAGAGCAAAAGGTTGAAGATGTAGGGGAGTGGGAAGGCACGGATTGGAGGTGGAGGTTAGAATGGAGACGGGatagatttgagtgggaaaCCGAATTGGAAGGAAACTTGTTGGACTACATACTAAGGGCTaatgtaaataaaaacataagtGATATTCGAGTGTGGGGGGAGGAGGAACTGGAGAAGTATTCCGTCAACATAGCATATAATCACCTAGCAAAGCGACCCGGAGCTACGCATCATTATGCCTTTGAGTACCTTTGGAAAGCTAAAGCATTTCCCAATGTGTTGATGACAGCTTGGAGGGCATTGTTAAATAGAATCCCAACAATGGAGAATCTTAGTAGAAGAGGAGTTCAGATGAACTCATAGTTTGTGTGCTCTGTCAAGAAAAGGAGGATTCATGCCATCACCTATTTATAGAGTGCAAATATGCCCAACAGGTTTGGTCTTTATGCCTCAAATGGTTAGGTCTCTTGTTTGTCCAACACAATGACTTAAGAGAACATTTTGGGAGTTTTCATATAGCACAAGCTAGTAGTAAGCAAAATCTGGTCCTGAAAGGTGTGTGGGCTGCTATTGTAAGGTGTATTTGGGATCAGAGAAACTCTATTTTGTTCAAGCAAGGAGTAGTTGATGCTGAAGAGATTTTGCAGATGGTGCAGTTTAAGTCGTGGCTGTGGATGAAGTATAGGGAGTCCTCCCTCAATTACTCTTTTGCAGATTGGATGTTTAATCCGACCACTTGTATATATAGCATAAGTTAGCTGAGTGCGAACCTGTATATGGAGAGGTTGTGGTTTGATTAGAGAACCTGTATAAGGAGGTGAGGGAACCGAGAGCAGGTTGCCAAGAGTACAAAGAGGGAGAGTAAAAATCTTGGTTCTTGGGAGGGGTACTAGACTACTTTTGGCCATATAGTTAGTGAAGGGAAGGAATTTATTCTAATGCTTGTTGGGATCTTAGGCAGCTGCAGCAAGGTATAAATTCCCGGAGACAGAACCTATGTGCTCTGATGTTGCATATTGTTGTTGCTGCTGGGAGAAATAACATTGGATAGTCTGATATTGATACTTTTAAGGGAGATGGTTGGAGTTGATAAAGGAGAGGCCTGATGGAAAACCTTTTTGAACcatatttttgttaaattttcaaCGATGCAGGATGTGATTTAGGTGCAATGTGTAGCTGATGTTCCCTGCGTCTGTTATAATTTTCTAGTTCTCTGATGTGGTGGTATGGTGCTGCTATGGGGTGGT encodes the following:
- the LOC137829395 gene encoding uncharacterized protein — protein: MEGGGDGWFQEEVRWKLGRGDKVRFWEDVWIGDSSLKSLLHRLFSLSVNQEQKVEDVGEWEGTDWRWRLEWRRDRFEWETELEGNLLDYILRANVNKNISDIRVWGEEELEKYSVNIAYNHLAKRPGATHHYAFEYLWKAKAFPNVLMTAWRALLNRIPTMENLSRRGVQMNS